The DNA window AGGCCGGTACCATCGAGATTGACCAGAAACAGATGGGAGTTACTCACGGAACCGCCCGAGGCGTCAAAAGCGATGGATTGACCGTCCGCGGTAAACTCTGCCGAACCCATATGCGTGAACCCTTCAGGGGTGGACGTGATCGTTCGCGTCTCACCGGTTTCCGGGTTCATGGCCATCATGATCCGTTGTGGAGCCGTGTCGAACGGGAGACTTTTCAACGCCTCGCCTCGCAGTTCCAGGCGTTCCCAGCAGACTTCACAACTGCTCACGCCGCTGGCGATACTACGCAGCTCGATCCCCTGAGCCTTGATCGGCGCATCCGTGGCTTCACGAACTTCAAGCAGCTGAAAATCTTCCGAGTCTTTGGCCGCTATCAGGAAGTAGACGTTCTTGCCTCGCCGGGCGATTCGCAGCCGACCGGACGTCCCTTCGCTCGGCCAATGGTTCTCTCGGAAAAGTCGCTTTGGGGATTCTTCGGGCCATGTGGAAACGGATGCTCGCACCTGATGATGGCCCTGATCATTGAGAATGCGAACGACGCGCACCAGATGCTGGATCGGATCGTCGGCCTGCAGCGATGCGTAAATAAATGTCTGCTTGTCCCCGCTCATTTCCAGGCCGGAGAAGTCGGCGATCAGATCGAAATCCCCTTCGAGCCCGAACGAAAAACGCAAACAGGGCGACTGCCAGCTCCCATCCGACGTCTGCGTGAGGATCAGGCCATCGGCGTTCATGCGAAGGTTGGTCGGTTGAGTCGGAGTGAACAGCTTCACGTAATCCTCGCCCAGCCCCTGCTGGATGAATTCGTAAACGAAGACGTCTTCGAACTGCTCGAACTGTTCATCCAGTTCCTGGACTTCGGCGTCGGCCATTCGCTGGTCTTTCGGCTCCGGAACCTCTTGCGGCCAGTCGCCGTGCATTTCCACGTTGCGTACTCGAACGGCGGTTTCGTCGCCGAAATGGAACAGTCCGAACGGAAAGAACTTTGCTTCCGGCAGTGGAGCCGTGGCCACTTCGCTTCCATTGATCGTGAGGACGGCTGCGTCGTCTGTCAGCGTAAGACGGGCGTGATTCCACGTGCCGCTCTGTAGCGGGACTGGAGTCTCGGAGATCGTCCGTCGATTGTCCGGCCGAACAGCTGTCGGGTCGTAACGGGCATCGGTCAGCCAGTGCAGGTGGGTGCCTTCGGGGGCGGTCAACAGGCACATTCGGTCAAGGACCGGATGAACGTGGAACGCTCCCGCTTCATACCAGAATTCGTACTCGACAGAAAAGCCTCGTTCGAGTGGCCGATGATATCGCAGCAGGCTTTCGTCCTGCATGCCGACGAGATGGTTCTTCCTGCGAGCATGTAGTTCCTGAAGTCCATCTTCCGGGTTAAGAACATACGACCAGTCTTCATGTCTCCAGGCGATATCTTCCTCGTAGTAGTGCAACCAGCCTGACAGGGCACTGTCGGTAATCATCGGCACCGACGAGGGGACGGAGCCAGACGTTGTGATGAGAACGTTGCGAAACTCGCCGGCGTTCCGCCACCAGCTGCGAAAGCCGATCCACGGATCATGAGGCTGCTCCAGCTGCCTGACATCGACGACCCGTTCGTTGAATGAAATCGTGCTTCGTCCGTCTTCGACTGTCATTCGGAAGCGATTCCAAGGCGAATTGAACTTGGAGAAAGGGGGATCCAGAATCGTTGTCGTCGATCCACCTCGAAAGCTGCCGGTGATGAGCTTGTGGATATCTCCGCTGGGAGCGATGGTCTGAGTCGAAGCGAACAGGTCCGTGGTGCCATACGCGCGAAGTTCGCCGGTTACTGTGAAATTCCTCTGCAGGGGGATTGCATGGAACAGATAGTCCTCCTGATGGCCACCGACATGCTGCAGCGTATTCGGATCCTCAGGATCAATCTGCCACTTCGCGTGCGGCGTCCCCGCTCCTCGTGTTCCCGATCGGGCTCTCACGACCGGAACCCAGTGTTCCAGAGCCGTTGAGGCGACCGTCTCCGTGACCGCTGGATGTGTCATCCGCTGATAGTCGTGCCGCCAGTTGTAGATCTGGGCGAGGACTTCGTCGTGTCCCGCCGGCTGTCGCCGATTTGTCCTCTGCTCGTAGACAAGCATCAGCAGGTCCCGCAAATGATTTTGGGGACGCTGTTCGGCATTCTCTGGTGTCGGTGCCAGTTTCGGGTCATTCAGCCAATAGTGAATAAGCAGAAGTTCCGAAGCCATCTCCTGTGGAGTTTGCGGTTCGGCTTTCATGGTCGTCTGATAGAATTCATCGATCAGTGCCGCGGCTCGACTGGCATCCCCCTGTTTCCAGACAACGAGCGACTCCAGCGCCAGGAGATCGCGAGCTGCGACGCCGGTCGTCTGGTTCTTAAGCTGCTGCAAGAGTTTCTCGAGGTCTTCGAGTCGATTCTGTTCCGTTGCCAGATCAAGCAGATCCGCGGCGACGCTTTGGAATTCACCTCCAGCCGGGTCGTCGAAATACTCCGGGGAGACCTCGAGAGCCAGAGGAGATGGATCGGTCGGCGAAAGCCAGGTTCCCAGTCGAATCACATCGCCAGGGGTCTCGGGGATCACCCAGCTGGTCAGGGCGTCGAATCGTTCCGATTCATCCAGATCCATCACGCGGCGCCGCACGGCAGGCCCGTTCTCGCTCACCAGATCGGTAGAGGTCTGCTGTCTGAGGTCCGATACCGCGGTCGGTTCCTGGGGCGAGAGCGTGAAGCATTCAGCGGGAATCTGTTCCGGCCAGTCGCCGCTCAGGACAATGTCTTTGATCCGAGGCGCTGATGAGTGGGACGTACGATACAGCCCGAAGTGCTTCATGCCGGTGAAATCGATCGGACGGGTATAAATCAGAGTGCCGTTGAGTTCGAGCTCCAGTTTCTCCTTCACCACTGCGAGCGAAACATCGTTCCAGTCGTTTTCTTTCAGTGGCAATGGACGGGGCCCACGGCGGTTGAGTGGTTCCATCGTCGCGTTATCAGGGGTGAGACCGGTCCAGTCGAATGCACCATCGGTAATCCAATGGATGCGAACGCCGGTGGGTTCAATCAGCAGCGCGAGTCGTCCGAGTGCCGGGTGAACTGAGACGTCTTCTTTGTCGACGTCTTCTTTGTCGACGTCTTCTTTGTCATGGAAAAACTGATAGCGAACCCGCTCTCCTTCGAGCAACGGCCGCATATGGTGCAGCAAACTCTGTCGGACTGGCGTCCCCTCATCGACACGAGCGGTCAATTCGCCGTTTTCAATAGACCAGTCGGCAGGAGCGGCTTCCTGCTCCGGCTGTTGGGGAGGCAGTTCGGGAGCCAGCGAGATTTGAGCGGGCGGTAGATGTTCGTGATAGAAATAGGCTTCCCAGCCGCGAAGCTGAGCGGACTCTGAATCGAACAGAGTCACTTCACGGGGAATGGTCAGCTCGCCATCGAACTTCAGATTTTTGAAGACAGGACGCCGTGGACCAAGGCTCCATAATCCGAGCCACGGACTCTGACCGGCTGCGTTGTCGGCCCAGACGGGATGACCATTGAACACGTACTGGGTGAGCCCTCCGTTACTTCGAATTCCGACGCGGGAGAAAGTGGCGTTCGAGGAGGAGACGCGAAACGGACAGCTTCGCTTCAGCCGGAACTGATCATTGCTTCCATAGACAATCGCCTCGAAAGCTCCTCCTTCGCCGAAATAATGCAGTCCGCCATAGAACAGTCCGCCATCGGTCGCTTCGGAGCCGCCGAAAAGGGTCTCGCAACTCAGCTCAAAGTTGCCGGCGACGGGATACTTCAGCATCAGGACATCGTTCGTGCCGCCGTGGAGATGCAGCAGATGCCGCTCTGCGCCCCGCCAGTCCGCAGCGGGAAGACCGGATGCGCTGCTGACATGATCGAGACCAGTGACGCTGATCCAGTGGGGAGGCAGCCCCGTGTTGGCGGCTGAAGATTCGTTTCCCTGTTGAGCTTCAAGAGAGGTGGCATAAGCCAGACGCGTCCATTGACGCAGCATGCGTCCGTCGCGGCCATGAGTTGCCTCGGCCATCCGACGACTCAGATCGACGGCGAATGCACGGAGAGATTCCTGCTCCATGGCGGCTGCGACGAAGGTGAAGAGCATCGGATCCAGAGCCAGCGGTTCCTCCACGGGCTTCTGGTGAGTCGCCAGACGGAGGTCCGTCTCTTCCCGCAGCTCAGAAAGTACGGCTGCGGCATCGAATCGTCCACTGGCGATGTCGCAGACAAGCCGGAGAGCTCGCGCGTTGGCGATTTTCTTCTTTTCGAGTTCGGCCAGGTCGAATGTCAGTGACCGCAACAGTCCTTCATCGCGTGCCTGACGAGCCAGTTCCCAGCCGGAAGAGAAGAGACCGGGGATTCCTCCCGCGGCAGCAAGAGGAAAGGAACTGTCACGCGGCCGTTCCCCCAATGTGCGGGCAAACTCTCGCGGCGGACGAACATGAGGCACAAAAATGGCCCAATGACGGACGCCACCTTCTTCAGCGTTGGACAGGGTCCACTTTCGCAGAACTTCAACCTGCTCGACGGCATCGAGTTGCTGCAGTTCGCGATAGAAGGCTCCGGTTAAGGCCGAGCGGCCATCAGCAATTTGAACATGAAGCAGGGGATCGGCATCGACCAGCGAGCCGAACCCCGACCAGGCGTCTTCCCACTGATCGGCGTAAACATGAGCCCAAACTGCGGACGGTTCTGCGGCCCGGGTTGCTTCAGCAGCCGTCAAAGCGAAGGCCAGCGAAAGACCCAGGCAGGTCAACGTACGTTTGAAGGAGTTCTGCAAGAAAAGACCGTCTCGAGCAGATCGCATGAATATCTCCGGCAGTGGTAAGACAGGATGGGGAGAGGAGCCTGGGCGCGTACGATCATCCCAGACCGATACCTGTTTGTCGAATTCACCGGAACATTCATGCGGCAAATCTCTGCCGGGTGCGGAGATTCCCTGGAATTTCGAAAAGTTCCCGGATTCCGGTTCACGTTTTGTTTTTTCAAAGAAAATTTTCACTTTGGACAGGAACCGAGCATGATATCCATTGATGGACCGACAATAAGTCATCACCAGACGTTCATCGCCGGCTTGATCCCCGGCACGAATCGAGGCCCGTCTTGAACAATTCCGACTTCATCCAGGCACTCAAGAATCGAGAGCAGGAAGCCGTTCACTACTTGAGTGACAGCTTCCTGCCGGCGGTCTGGCGTCTGGCGTATCTGCAGTCGAACGGGAATTCTCATCTGGCCGAGGACGTCGCCAGCGATGCGGTGATGGAGCTGGTGAAAGCGGTCGAAGGAGGGACCGAAATCGAAAACCCGGTTGCCTGGATGCGAACGGTCGTTCGCAACAAGGTGGCCGATCACATGAGAGCCGCCAAGAGAGTGCGGCATCTGATGGACAAGGTTCAGCACGAGTCCCCATGTGTTTCGGAGCCGGAGGGAGAGCAGATGCAGTTGCAGCTCGAACGACAGTCCGAAGTGAGGCAGGCAATGAGCAGATTGCCGGAGCACTACCAGCTTGCTCTGGAGTGGAAGTACATCGACCACAAAAGCCTCGACGAGATCGCTGAGCGGTTGGGATCGTCCAGAAAGAGTGTGGAATCGATTCTGTTCCGGGCCCGCAGGGATTTAAGAGATGCCGTGCAGGGGCTGGAGAAGCAGCAGGAACAGGAAGTCGTCCGACGTAAGGTCGCGGGAGAGGATGGGGAATCGCCTGGAGAGTCCCCCTGCATGCTCGATGAGGAACATGCAGGGGAATCTTATCGCGAGAGACCGTCTTGTGAGGAAGCGGAAGTCGGGCCAGGGAAATGAATCAAAGGGTCGTGGATCGAAAATCGGAACATGATGTCGCCAGTGATCGGTGGGCCAGGCAGCTCGAAGGTCACGTTTCGGAGATGGTTTTCAGCTAATTATGGCCAGCGAATTTGAACATCCCGAGATTCCCGAAGACGACGCGAAGTCGCTGACGATGAACGTCCGGCCTGACGCGAACGGGAAGGTGGCGGTTCTTCCGGCGTCTGAAGCCGAAGAACGCGAGTTCGAACAACTACTCTCCGGAGCTCTGACTGTTCCGCCGGTACCGCGAACTCTGCTCAAGCGGCTCGATAGAGAGATTGCAGCCGAATGGGGTGTTTCTCCTGAACTCGTGACGCGAAATCAGGGACTGGCCGGTCGGGCGATGTCCCGTCTGCGTCGCGTCTCGGTGATGTCGGTGAGCGTGGCGGCTCTGCTGGTCATGATCGGGTTCTCGATGTTGATGGAGAATCCGCAATGCCGCGCCTGGGCCGGGCTCGTTTCCCGCATGATGTCCCAGGGAATCGTGGAACTGCGATCTGCTGAATCCGTCCGCTGGCTCAATCTGCAGGCCGGCATTGTGGGGCAGGAAGAGCCGGGGCTCTCCACGCTGGTGGATGTCGATCGGAAAGTCGTGACCGTCTGGCAGACTGGTGTCGGCCACAGCGTGATCCGACAGGACTCACTCCCCGGATCTGGCCTGAGTCGTGAAGCTTTGCTGGTCGGTTTTCTTTCCGGCGCCGAGGACTGGCGACAGTTTGCAGCCGAGAATCAGAATCTGCGGGCCGTTGAAGAGCAGTGGATCGCCCGAGCCGAGGGGGGGGGCGGTCAGCTCTCGGTGCAGTTTGCCGGCGAACGCTCCCACGCGTTGAAGCTGAATCTGACCATGCCCGAGCCGTCCGCATTGCCACTTGCGAGCGAGTTGATCGACAACACGAGAAGTACGCCAGAATCGGCTCTGTTGTCCTATGCCTCCGAATCGAAGTCTGTTCTCAGACGACTGGTGGAGCAGGGGACGACGGAACACGAAGAGATCCGAACCGCACTTCAGAACGAAGCTCCTGTGGCGACATCGGACCCCGGTGAGAATTCGACCGTCGCTCAACACGATGCCGTCCCAGGGATGAAGAACGGACTTCAGATTGCAGCTGTGCCCGATGGAATTCGCAATGCTCCCGGCACGCTGGTCGCCGCCCGGGCGCTTGTCAGCGATCCCCCGGCTCAGTGGCCAGCCGTCCGGAAAGTTCCCGCTGCCCCGATTTCAGTGGAAGTCGAGAAGCTGAACCGATTGATGGCCGAGCTCTGGAGAACGAACAATGTCGCTCCGGTGAGAGCAGCGACCGATGACGAGATGCTGCGACGTACCTATCTCGACCTCGCAGGCCGAATTCCGACCGTGGCCGAAGTTCGTGACTTCCTCAATGATCAGAGTCCGAATCGCTACGAGCGGCTCATCAATCGACTGCTCGACAGTCCCGATCATGCATCGCATCTGGCAGCTGTATGGCGATCGTTTCTGATTCCAGAAGGCGTCGACCTGTCGGTCTTCGGCGGGGTGGCTGCGTTCGATCGCTGGCTGGCCGAAGAGTTCGAAGCGAACAAGCCGTATAACGAAGTCGTCAGCGATCTCCTGCTGGCTGAAGGGCGGTTGTCGCGCTCTGGTCCACTGCTGTTTTACTCCGCTGTAAAGCTGAATCCCGAAGAACTCGCCGCACGAACATCGCGAGTGTTCCTGGGTATGCGTCTCGAATGTGCTCAATGCCACGATCATCCGTTCGAGCCATGGACGCAGAAAGACTTCTGGGGCATGGCGGCCTTCTTCGCTCAGATTTCCCGTCCCAAGGGAGAGCTCGAAGCAGTCTCGACCGTCATGCGGGTCAGCGATATCGATCGGGGGGAAGTGATGATTCCCGAGTTCGATCTGGTCGTAAAGCCTCACTACCTCGGCGAGCGAACTCCGGCTACTTCAGAAGGAACGAAGTCGCGTCGCCAGCTGCTGGTTGACTGGCTGGCCAACGCCGAGAACCCATATTTCGCCCGGGCAACTGTGAATCGCGTGTGGGGGCATCTGTTCGGCCGGGGAATTGTCGATCCGATCGACGATTTCGGTACGCAGCATAAACCCCTTTCGCCGGAACTTCTCGAGCAGCTGGCGGAACGGTTCGTCGCGACGAACTTCGATTTGCGAGATCTCGTGCGAACGATTGTCCTCTCGCGTCCCTATCGGCTGACGAGTGGAGCCGACGAGGTGAACGAGACGCGGCAGCAGTGGTTTGCTCAGATGACCGTGAAAACGCTGACAGCCGCCCAGATGTACGACTGCATCAGTGTGGCGACCATGCTGGAGAACAACGTTCCCGGCAGTGCCCGGGTGTTGACGACCAACCGCATCGGTAATAACGAACGGGATCAGTTCATTCAGGAATTCCACACGCCCGCCGGTCAGCAGACCGACTATCACGCCGGGATTCCGCAGGCGTTGACTCTGATGAACGGCGGCTTGATTGACGGGGCCACCGGGCTGGCCCGCAGTGGTTTGCTCAGTTCTCTGGAAGCTCCGTTTTTCAGCGATCAGGAACGTCTGGAGATTCTGTTTCTGGCGACGTTGTCGCGGCTGCCGCGAGATGATGAACGGCTCGTCTTCGGCGAATACATTCGTCCGGAGTTGTCGGACGAGGAGAAACGCGAGAACTTCGCCGACCTGTTGTGGGCTCTGCTCAACAGTGCGGAATTCACGATGAATCACTGAGAATAACCGGTCGCGGAAAACGTTGTCACTTACTTTGGGAAGCGAGTCATGAGCAACACCTCGGCAGTTTCACGACGAAGCATGCTGTCCCTGCTCTCCGCCGGAATTGGCGGAGCGAGCGTCAGCGGATGGTTTCCTGCATTCGCTCAGGAGCTCGCGGCGGCAAAGGAACGGAAGCGGCATTGTATCCTGCTGTGGATGAGCGGTGGTCCGTCTCAAACCGATACCTTCGACCTGAAGCCCGATCATGAGAACGGAGGCGAGTTCAAGGAGATTCAGACGAACGTCCCCGGCGTTCGGTTCAGCGAGCATCTGCCCCGTCTGGCCGAGCAGGCTGACAAACTTGCCATCCTGCGAGGGATGAGTACCAAAGAAGGGGACCATGGCCGGGGAACGTATCTCATGCGAACCGGTTACCGTCCGATGGGACCATTGAACTATCCGAGCATCGGCTGTTCGATCGCCAATCAACTCGGTTCCGGAGAGATGTCGTTGCCGACCAACGTCTGCATTGGAGCATACCGGTCCTTCAACCAGGAAGCGTTCGGGCCGGGTTACCTGGGAGCGAAATTCAATCCGCTGATCGTGGGAGCAGCCGATGTCCCCGGGAGCTTACTCGGCGGGCAGCAGGGATTTGCGGAACTGAAAGTCGAATCTCTGGAGCGACCGCAACGGATTACTGACGCCCGCATGGAGAAGCGTCTGAAGATGTGGTCGCAACTGCAGACTCAATTCCTGAAGTCCCGTGACACAGGCGCTCCCGCATCGCACAACACCATCTACGAAGCCGCCGTCAATCTGATGAACAGCCGCGACGCTCAGGCCTTCGATCTGACCGAAGAACCGCTCGAGGTTCGTGAACGATATGGTCGTTCGGTCTTTGGTCAAGGCTGTCTGCTAGCTCGTCGCCTGGTCGAACGGGGTGTTCCTTTTATAGAAGTGTCACTCGGAACCAACAGCGGTGGAGTCGGTTGGGACACGCACAGCAACATCTTTGAAGATGTCCGCAGTCTTTCCGGCGAACTCGACGCCGGCTGGGCCAGTCTGATGGAAGATCTTGAAGAACGAGGGCTGCTCGAATCGACCACAATTATCTGGATGGGAGAATTCGGCCGCACTCCGAAGATTAACAACACGGGCGGTCGTGATCATTTTCCCCGCGCCTGGACAACGGTCCTCGCAGGTGGTGGAATTGCCGGAGGACAAGCCTACGGCCAGACCACAGCCGACGGCATGTCGGTCACCGACGGGCAGGTTTCCGTGCAGGATATGCTCGCGACTGTCTGCGAAGCTATCGGGATCGGCGGTAGTGCAACGAATCTCGCTCCCAATGGACGTCCCGTGCCCATCGCAGAAGGCATTCCGATTTCAGAGGTGCTCGCATGAAGTGGGGCTGGCCAACTCTTGTCACAATGAGCGTCGTACTGACGATGGCGGACGCTGGCATTGCGCAGGAAACCGTCGAGTCCGCGAAGATCCGCACAGCGAAGATCAAGACTCCGAGTACCGCGAGATCTTCGCCGGCAATGGTCATGGAACAGCC is part of the Rubinisphaera margarita genome and encodes:
- a CDS encoding DUF1583 domain-containing protein; the encoded protein is MRSARDGLFLQNSFKRTLTCLGLSLAFALTAAEATRAAEPSAVWAHVYADQWEDAWSGFGSLVDADPLLHVQIADGRSALTGAFYRELQQLDAVEQVEVLRKWTLSNAEEGGVRHWAIFVPHVRPPREFARTLGERPRDSSFPLAAAGGIPGLFSSGWELARQARDEGLLRSLTFDLAELEKKKIANARALRLVCDIASGRFDAAAVLSELREETDLRLATHQKPVEEPLALDPMLFTFVAAAMEQESLRAFAVDLSRRMAEATHGRDGRMLRQWTRLAYATSLEAQQGNESSAANTGLPPHWISVTGLDHVSSASGLPAADWRGAERHLLHLHGGTNDVLMLKYPVAGNFELSCETLFGGSEATDGGLFYGGLHYFGEGGAFEAIVYGSNDQFRLKRSCPFRVSSSNATFSRVGIRSNGGLTQYVFNGHPVWADNAAGQSPWLGLWSLGPRRPVFKNLKFDGELTIPREVTLFDSESAQLRGWEAYFYHEHLPPAQISLAPELPPQQPEQEAAPADWSIENGELTARVDEGTPVRQSLLHHMRPLLEGERVRYQFFHDKEDVDKEDVDKEDVSVHPALGRLALLIEPTGVRIHWITDGAFDWTGLTPDNATMEPLNRRGPRPLPLKENDWNDVSLAVVKEKLELELNGTLIYTRPIDFTGMKHFGLYRTSHSSAPRIKDIVLSGDWPEQIPAECFTLSPQEPTAVSDLRQQTSTDLVSENGPAVRRRVMDLDESERFDALTSWVIPETPGDVIRLGTWLSPTDPSPLALEVSPEYFDDPAGGEFQSVAADLLDLATEQNRLEDLEKLLQQLKNQTTGVAARDLLALESLVVWKQGDASRAAALIDEFYQTTMKAEPQTPQEMASELLLIHYWLNDPKLAPTPENAEQRPQNHLRDLLMLVYEQRTNRRQPAGHDEVLAQIYNWRHDYQRMTHPAVTETVASTALEHWVPVVRARSGTRGAGTPHAKWQIDPEDPNTLQHVGGHQEDYLFHAIPLQRNFTVTGELRAYGTTDLFASTQTIAPSGDIHKLITGSFRGGSTTTILDPPFSKFNSPWNRFRMTVEDGRSTISFNERVVDVRQLEQPHDPWIGFRSWWRNAGEFRNVLITTSGSVPSSVPMITDSALSGWLHYYEEDIAWRHEDWSYVLNPEDGLQELHARRKNHLVGMQDESLLRYHRPLERGFSVEYEFWYEAGAFHVHPVLDRMCLLTAPEGTHLHWLTDARYDPTAVRPDNRRTISETPVPLQSGTWNHARLTLTDDAAVLTINGSEVATAPLPEAKFFPFGLFHFGDETAVRVRNVEMHGDWPQEVPEPKDQRMADAEVQELDEQFEQFEDVFVYEFIQQGLGEDYVKLFTPTQPTNLRMNADGLILTQTSDGSWQSPCLRFSFGLEGDFDLIADFSGLEMSGDKQTFIYASLQADDPIQHLVRVVRILNDQGHHQVRASVSTWPEESPKRLFRENHWPSEGTSGRLRIARRGKNVYFLIAAKDSEDFQLLEVREATDAPIKAQGIELRSIASGVSSCEVCWERLELRGEALKSLPFDTAPQRIMMAMNPETGETRTITSTPEGFTHMGSAEFTADGQSIAFDASGGSVSNSHLFLVNLDGTGLRDLGPGSMPSLSPDRKQLVCSVSGSGIVLIDIESGRRETLDRSGWGAQWSPDGKTISYGSSGNITLRDVSTGKTRELLSGADAQRYSYIYWNHGWSHDNQTIAFKARTSANRLYEVAACDITPGSRLEVLHSDEKETNADFTFSRDSRRVLFSMHIPALRKSRIVWASRDAPGELELLETLPEEFRTLDVDWSPTETLVAFSADLEPRPVDWETPPPPTRRRGRPVQR
- a CDS encoding RNA polymerase sigma factor encodes the protein MNNSDFIQALKNREQEAVHYLSDSFLPAVWRLAYLQSNGNSHLAEDVASDAVMELVKAVEGGTEIENPVAWMRTVVRNKVADHMRAAKRVRHLMDKVQHESPCVSEPEGEQMQLQLERQSEVRQAMSRLPEHYQLALEWKYIDHKSLDEIAERLGSSRKSVESILFRARRDLRDAVQGLEKQQEQEVVRRKVAGEDGESPGESPCMLDEEHAGESYRERPSCEEAEVGPGK
- a CDS encoding DUF1549 and DUF1553 domain-containing protein; its protein translation is MASEFEHPEIPEDDAKSLTMNVRPDANGKVAVLPASEAEEREFEQLLSGALTVPPVPRTLLKRLDREIAAEWGVSPELVTRNQGLAGRAMSRLRRVSVMSVSVAALLVMIGFSMLMENPQCRAWAGLVSRMMSQGIVELRSAESVRWLNLQAGIVGQEEPGLSTLVDVDRKVVTVWQTGVGHSVIRQDSLPGSGLSREALLVGFLSGAEDWRQFAAENQNLRAVEEQWIARAEGGGGQLSVQFAGERSHALKLNLTMPEPSALPLASELIDNTRSTPESALLSYASESKSVLRRLVEQGTTEHEEIRTALQNEAPVATSDPGENSTVAQHDAVPGMKNGLQIAAVPDGIRNAPGTLVAARALVSDPPAQWPAVRKVPAAPISVEVEKLNRLMAELWRTNNVAPVRAATDDEMLRRTYLDLAGRIPTVAEVRDFLNDQSPNRYERLINRLLDSPDHASHLAAVWRSFLIPEGVDLSVFGGVAAFDRWLAEEFEANKPYNEVVSDLLLAEGRLSRSGPLLFYSAVKLNPEELAARTSRVFLGMRLECAQCHDHPFEPWTQKDFWGMAAFFAQISRPKGELEAVSTVMRVSDIDRGEVMIPEFDLVVKPHYLGERTPATSEGTKSRRQLLVDWLANAENPYFARATVNRVWGHLFGRGIVDPIDDFGTQHKPLSPELLEQLAERFVATNFDLRDLVRTIVLSRPYRLTSGADEVNETRQQWFAQMTVKTLTAAQMYDCISVATMLENNVPGSARVLTTNRIGNNERDQFIQEFHTPAGQQTDYHAGIPQALTLMNGGLIDGATGLARSGLLSSLEAPFFSDQERLEILFLATLSRLPRDDERLVFGEYIRPELSDEEKRENFADLLWALLNSAEFTMNH
- a CDS encoding DUF1501 domain-containing protein, encoding MSNTSAVSRRSMLSLLSAGIGGASVSGWFPAFAQELAAAKERKRHCILLWMSGGPSQTDTFDLKPDHENGGEFKEIQTNVPGVRFSEHLPRLAEQADKLAILRGMSTKEGDHGRGTYLMRTGYRPMGPLNYPSIGCSIANQLGSGEMSLPTNVCIGAYRSFNQEAFGPGYLGAKFNPLIVGAADVPGSLLGGQQGFAELKVESLERPQRITDARMEKRLKMWSQLQTQFLKSRDTGAPASHNTIYEAAVNLMNSRDAQAFDLTEEPLEVRERYGRSVFGQGCLLARRLVERGVPFIEVSLGTNSGGVGWDTHSNIFEDVRSLSGELDAGWASLMEDLEERGLLESTTIIWMGEFGRTPKINNTGGRDHFPRAWTTVLAGGGIAGGQAYGQTTADGMSVTDGQVSVQDMLATVCEAIGIGGSATNLAPNGRPVPIAEGIPISEVLA